The region GGTCCTGTATGATGGCTGTGCCCCAGCACTACGGCTCCACTCTGCCCCGCCAGGGGGCTCTCCCCTACGGACATGACGTCTACGGGCTCTACGAGAGGACCGCCCTGCCTCTGTCACGGCCTGACAGCCTCACTGGTTAGTCATACAGCAGGACTCTGCCTCGAAGCACACACgttcatgcatacacacacacacacacacacacttaaagttGGAATCCTTAATTAAAACAATAACAAACAAAGCGGTCAACCCGCCTGTGTTTTGGTaagaagctgagggatgggcctgggtAAATTTAACCACATTCAAATGCAAAGCTATGTaagcaaggactgaccatccatcaacataATGATagtagttttaaccatgttttatgGCTAtacagcagggatcatcaactagattcaggcGCGGGAGGATTTTATTTTTGAGGGGATGGTCAGAGTGCCGGAACATAatgacaaatcatttgtagactgcaaattgaccgcaagaagcccaaaccgATATAATATTTGACCAAAACATCATAATTtgaaaccttgcttacattttgtATTGCGATCACATTCACAGTATCTCCTTTTATTTGTGGGAattactttggaacagatttgaGATAAAATCCTCTGCAGGCCgctagttggggaaccctgctataCAGCGTTTATTTACATttgctttgtttacaaacatcggAGTATTAAacagcttatattttgggttctgatggggtaggCCTATAACTATTGAACCAGGTTCATGAGGCATTTatttaagttatattcttcaagaatcaatgggtatatacagtatcattcatttataagtccaaaaatggatgtagcaagtAAAGAGTCTAGCTTTAAAGGGTCATTTTATGCTGGTTAAAGGGTAGGAAAAATATTATTGAAAAGGGTAAAACGGTACCAGTCTCTCTTATTTACGTGCGGAGAACTTGCCTTTCTGAATCGATTTAGCTCTGTAGAGATCCATTGGTTTCTGTGTGAAAGGGATTATATTAACTAAATACTAGATCTGTAGTGTTTGCGACAGAGAGATGCTTTGTCCTTTATTCTGATCCATCATATCACCTAGCCTACCCTACTGACCCACATAGCCCTGTTTTAGAAATCCCGTGTTCGGAGGTTAACCATAGGGCTGTTgaaagaactggaccaaggtgcagcgtggtgagcgtacatgttCCTTTATTTCATATGAcgccgacaaaaacaataaaccatccaaaacaaccgtgaagctaaaggctatagtgccaacaaacaaagacaactacccaccaagacaggtggggaaaagggctgcctcagtatggtttccaatcagagacaacgatagacagctgtccctgattgagaaccatacccggccaaaacaaagaaatacaaaacatagaaaaatgaacatagaatgcccacccaaatcacaccctgaccaaaccaaaatagagacataaatagCTCTCTAAATTCAGGACTTGACATCTGGGCAaacgtagtgcactttataggcaatagggtgccatttgaggcaTAGCCAGAGTCGTTCGGAGCACTGCTCTGCTGTGGGGGGTGTTTGGTAAATGACAAAGCAGCATGGATTGGTTTCCATCTATTTTACAGGGCCAAAAGAAAGGTGCCTGTCGGCAAAGTGAATCAAGTGCGCCCTGGAGAACCATAAAGCATAGCCTTTTACAGCTCGTAACACTGAGGCAGAGGGATGCAGGGGATTCTTGTTGGCCATAGGCCTATACTGCACAGTACATCTCAATAGGTTGAGCTTTCAAAAGAGGTTGAACCATCCAAGATGCACTCTAGCATTAGTGTGGTCACTTCAAccagcattgtatttgggacataTCATTcgctaaaccctaaacctcacctAAATCTTCTAATGAATAATGGGGCAATTGAGCACGTTGAGGGGACTAAAATGATTGgtgtaaccctagattgtaaactgatCCCCATTAATTACTTGGTAGTAATTAATGGTGATCCTAATAACATACTAAACCACTTACATCAACCTGAATCATGAACATAGGTCTACTTTCACGCTGTACTGCAGCCTAGAATCAACCATTCACAACCAACATATGACACAACTGGTTGCAGATTGTAATATTATTTTTAGATTTAAGGTTGATTTTTAGGGTTGATGAAGAAATTCACCCCCATTTCTCCACCTTCCATCACCCACAACATTGTCCTCAAAGCCCATCTTGACAGCTGACACAGTGTAAATAATGTCGTGACTATTAATGTtccactactgtgtgtgtgttcaggcctGCACAGCTCCTACGCCACTCACCACAGCCCACTGGACCAGGATATGAGGATGGCCATGTCTCCTGACTGCCACGTCACGCCTGTCTACGACGACAGAGCCTTCCAAAGCCCCCTGTATCACAGTCCCACCCACACCCACCACGGATCACACAGCGCTATCTACAGGACACTCACAGGTACTGCAACACACTACGAGCAGATGCAACTCCACATGGCTTGGACCGTTGGGACCAGAGACTTGCACAGTGTGTAATGACTAGTTTGCAATCTACAGTCAACAAGATATTCATATGTGGGCTGTCTTTTCTAAGACACAAGACTCAAAGTggagaagtgtgtgtgcgtgtgtgcgtgtgtgtgtaggctacggCCTATCCTGAATATATCTGTGTCTTTGTATTCCCAGGTGCGGAGAACCTTCAGCGGACCCTCCAGAGGACCACAAGCCATTGCAGCACCCTGGCGTACCAAAGAAGCAGCTATGGGCTGAACACCGCAGGGTCATACGCAGACCCCTACAGGATCTCCCAGCAGGGACAGGGGCCCAATGAGACCACTTTCTCCAGGCACTCTGGTCTGGTCGACAGGGCTGCCACAAGGTCCCCCTCCATAGACAGTATTCAAAAGGATCCTAGGTACAAATACACAACgcacatcacacactcacacacacgtcgAGCCACGTGATGATTACATCCAGACATGTTATTGatgaattcaaatcaaatgttgtgTCGTAGATGTTGGAAGCAATCGATTGGAAAGTGCTTTTAgactcactttctctccctctcccctactatctatttctctccctctccccttatcGCTCTCCTActatctatttctctccctctcttcttatctctctcctactatctatttctctccctctcttcttatctctctcctactatctatttctctccctctcttcttatctctctcctactatctatttctctccctctcctcttatctctctcctactatctatttctctccctctcctcttatctctctcctactatctatttctctccctctcctcttatctctctcctactatcaatttctctccctctccccttatctctctcctactatctatttctctccctctccccttatctctctcctactatctatttctctccctctccccttatctctctcctactatctatttctctccctctccccttatctctctcctactatctatttctctccctctccccttatctctctcctactatctatttctctccctctccccttatctctctcctactatctatctctctccctctccccttatctctctcctactatctatttctctccctctccccttatctctctcctactatctatttctctccctctccccttatctctctcctactatctatttctctccctctcctaccctcttatctctctcctactatctatttctctccctctccccttatctctctcctactatctatttctctccctctccccttatctctctcctactatctatttctctccctctccccttatctctctcctactatctatttctctccctctccccttatctctctccttctatctatttctctccctctccccttatctctctcctactatctatttctctccctctccccttatctctctcctactatctatttctctccccttatctctctcctactatctatttctctccccttatctctctcctacgatctctttctctccctctccaccctctgcaGGGAGTTTGCATGGCGTGACCCCGATCTCCCTGAGGTGATCCACATGCTGCAGCATCACTTCCCCTCGGTCCAGGCCAACGCTGCAGCCTACCTCCAGCACCTGTGTTACGGAGACAACCGTATCAAAGTGGAGGTACCAGGATGCCCGTCTGTCCTTGTCTGTTCCTAGCCTCTCAGCTGACGTGTATGATTAAACAGACTATATGGGGATGGGAAGTCCTTCCCTACAGAGGATTTGAAAGCACAAACACATAGCCCTTTTCTGCAGTTGAATGACCAAATCGCACTCTAGTGGTGTCATGGGTGGAATGTCATTCATATTtttcatcatttaaaaaaaaaaatttttttcttTTCAGAaaatgtcaaacggttttgttatatttcagtcttctgtgatgtgtatataaagtgtaatattgggatgcaaactcaaaatgtaatacagttcaactctatatctgacatggcaCAGTTGATTCTTtattttaagcccataaccatgtctGTGAGGTGTATGcctttgtttcaaagtagattggTTAAAGACGGCCAAGAATCACTTTGTGACCCTgaatttagcccactgcagtaaaaggtgaATTAATATAAAGTATAGTCCtaaaaacacaaatataaactgggtggtttgagccctgaatgcagaccacgggtatgacaaaaaaatggtttactgttctaattacattggtaaccattttataatagcaataaggcacctcggttgtttgtggtatattgccaatataccacggctaagggatgtATCCAGGCATTCTTCTTTGCGTCGTGCTAGGGAACAGCCTTTAGGCGTGGTAaaatggccatataccacaccccctctggccttattgctttagtaactgtgttattgactataccTTTTTTGTCAGCTCCAGGTGTGTGACAATGACCCTCTTCTAACAGGTGTGTCACCTGGGAGGTATCCAGCACCTGGTGGACCTGCTGGACCACAAGGCTGTGGAGGTGCAGAAGAGTTCCTGTGGAGCCCTGAGGAACCTGGTTTATGGCAAGGCTACAGACGACAACAAGGTGGCCCTGAGGAACTCTGGTGGCGTTCCCGCTCTGCTCAGACTGCTGAGGAAAACCACAGACAACGAAGTCCGGGAGCTGGTCACTGGTACGTCTCTctgcctcactgtctgtctctgtctttttatTTTGCTGTCTGCCTGTTTTTATGACTGTCTAGACCAGGggtactcaactcttaccctacgaagTCCGGAGTCtgttggttttctgttctacctgttaATTAGTTgtacccacctggtgtcccagctCTAAATCggtccctgattagagggtacCAATGACAAAAACgtagtggaactggcttcgaggtccagagttgagtttgagaggTCTAGATCTAGGTCTTTATGCCTGCTTTCTGATACAGCATTTTTTGCTTGTCTCTGCATTATCAACTGAGGGATGACTGGATACAACCTTATGGCCACACCTCAGCACGATGTAGTGAGCAGTGTCCTCTGCTCACTACATCCGTGCCTATCCCCGTTTACCACCAGGGGTGCTGTGGAACCTGTCGTCGTGCGACGCGGTCAAGATGACCATCATCAGGGACGCTCTGAGCACCCTGACCAATACTGTGGTCATCCCCCACTCTGGCTGGAGCAGCAGCAACTACCGAGAGGAGACCAAGCTCAagttccactcctctctcctgctgCGCAACACCACCGGCTGCCTCAGGTGAGGAGTGAGGAGGTCATCCCTGTAAGAACAGATGACTGTACATCGCTTTGGattaaagtgtctgctaaatggcttctctctctctgtgtgtgtgtgtgtgttgtgtgtgtgtgtgtgtgtgtgtgtgtgtgtgtgtgtgtgtgtgtgtgtgtgtgtgtgtgtgtgtgtgtgtgtgtgtgtgtgacccttaatgtactgtataagtGCATGTATTGTTCACCTTTCTACTGTGTTTTGCTACAGAAACCTGAGTTCAGCAGGAGAGGAGGCCAGGGGTCAGCTGAGGTGTTGCGAGGGGCTGGTGGATTCACTTCTCTATGTCCTCAAGGCCTGCGTTAGTACCTCTGACTTCGACAGCAAGGTGGGCTTACTATAAGAGGAGTACATTTAGGCGAGTCCAAAAACAATGACACGCACCTCATCCGCCTGAACCCCATCTACTTTACCCATAATTAGACCAGTCCTCTTCACTCAGTATCTGCCCATCGATCTCTGCTATCCCGACTTGAAGTTCCTGATCTTaccccctttgtgtgtgtgtgtatgttgtgtgcaTCACTGAAAtgcttccccctcctctcccagatTGTGGAGAACTGTGTGTGTACTCTGAGGAACCTGTCCTACCGTCTGGAGATAGAGATGCCCTCGTCTCGCCTGCTGGGGACTCAGGAACTGGATGCCCTGCTGGGCTACGGGTCCCCCAGTAAGGATCTAGACTACCTCTGCTGGGgtaagaagaggaagaagaagaagaggggctGGCTGGATGATAAGGTGTGTATAGTAGGGGGTTATCCGCTTTCCTTGGCTAAGTCACACTCTGACACCTATGATAAAGGCGCCTGGAAATGTGTTAGAATTAACACAGAACATTAGCTAAGATACACTATGTACactaagtatgtggacacctgctcgtcgaacatctcattccaaaatcatgggcattaatatggaattggtccccgccttgctgctataactgcctccactcttctgggaaggctttcctctagatgttggaacattgctgggaggatttgcttccattcagcattagtgaggtcgggcactgatgttgggtgattaggcctggcttgcagtaggctttccaattcatcacaaaggtgttcgatggggttgaggtcagggctctgtgcaggtcagtcaagttcttccgcactcatcttgacaaaccatttctgtattgacctcgctTCATGTACGGGGgctttatcatgctgaaacaggaaagggccttccccaaactgttcccacaaagttggaagtacagaatcgtCTAAAacgtcattgtatgttgtagcgttagttccagtgaagggaaatcctaaggggcctagcccgaaccatgaaaacagccccagaccattactcctccaccaaacaagagtccaatggtggcgagctttacaccactccagtcggcTCTTTGCATTGCGcacggtgatcttaggcttgtgtgcggctgctcagccacggaaagccatttcatgaagctccagaggcagtttggaactctgtagttgGTGACAGTGTTTCTTCCATTCTGTGGGGTGATTTCTCCTCCAAGATTTGATTAGAACCGAATGCCTATATCCCGCTCATGCTCTTCATTATGCTTTCAAGTGGGACGGCGTGGGACCCATCCCGGGGTTTGGTAAGCCTCCGCGGGGGGCAGAGATGCTGTGGCACCCGGCCGTGGTGAAGCCCTACCTCAGCCTGCTGGCAGAGAGCTCCAACCCTGCCACCCTGGAGGGCTCCGCCGGATCCCTTCAGAACCTCTCCGCTGGAAACTGGAAGGTGTCCCATTTTTTTGTTTCATTGTAACCTTTGTTTAAGCAGGTTAGTCTCATTAAGATGTCTCATTGAGATCAAATCTATTTCGCAAGAGACCAACAACCCCCACCTGACGCTCGTGTCTGTTATGCGTCGCTTCACACCATTTATCGGGTGTTATTGAATGGTAATGATGCTGTAATAACATACTTGGACTTCCTGGGTAAATGAAGGTTCAATCAAAATACGATAGAAATTATTATGCCCTGTGTGCAGTTTGCGGCCTACATCCGCGCGGCGGTGCGCAAAGAGAAGGGGCTTCCTATCCTGGTGGAGCTGCTGAGGATGGACAACGACAGGGTGGTCTGCTCTGTGGCCACCGCTCTGAGGAACATGGCCCTGGACAGCAGGAACAAGGAGCTTataggtcagacacacacacacacacagaaactcgctctctttctcacccacACACTTAAGTCCTTCatgccccctgtctcccctctcaggAAAGTATGCGATGCGGGACCTGGTGAACCGTCTCCCCGGGGGAAGCCCCTCCCTGCTGTCTGACGAGACGGTGGCGTCTGTCTGCTGCACGCTCCACGAAGTCACCAGCAGGAACATGGAGAACGCTAAGGCCCTGGCAGACACGGGGGGCATCGAGAAGCTGGTGGACATCAGTAAGGGCAGGGGGAAAGGGTATTCCATGAAGGTGGTGAAGGCTGCTGCTCAGGTCCTCAACACGCTGTGGCAGTACAGGGACCTGCGCACCCTCT is a window of Oncorhynchus masou masou isolate Uvic2021 chromosome 7, UVic_Omas_1.1, whole genome shotgun sequence DNA encoding:
- the LOC135543513 gene encoding plakophilin-4-like isoform X4, which codes for MSSPEQRATEMGEEGGGSLLTREGPSGHSQADTSTNNLLASVKEQELQFERLTRELEEERQIVASQLERCMLGAESPGDDDDDASSSDSSEKSFAWRSSVDVSGTGEHRAAVMDSHQSPSRLLRADQGHGSLYLPEAERASPHDRSVAHMTSYADSGYQDSSMSYYSVSRENVVLSEPRHVLSGSGPRGSPSHGRSSRAEGQASAQVSASGRVMRRMGSLSSRGQSPVCGVGGTVSPSRVSLRTSQGGSAYGSPILTEPKPLASIFPGTTMPPSSLPGPGTTPSFQRATSPYSPTHQRNGNGDSPLRTSPLPGSASHATSPQQAMGSVSGRLGSTLSLVEGRGLSGSPLRSCMMAVPQHYGSTLPRQGALPYGHDVYGLYERTALPLSRPDSLTGLHSSYATHHSPLDQDMRMAMSPDCHVTPVYDDRAFQSPLYHSPTHTHHGSHSAIYRTLTGAENLQRTLQRTTSHCSTLAYQRSSYGLNTAGSYADPYRISQQGQGPNETTFSRHSGLVDRAATRSPSIDSIQKDPREFAWRDPDLPEVIHMLQHHFPSVQANAAAYLQHLCYGDNRIKVEVCHLGGIQHLVDLLDHKAVEVQKSSCGALRNLVYGKATDDNKVALRNSGGVPALLRLLRKTTDNEVRELVTGVLWNLSSCDAVKMTIIRDALSTLTNTVVIPHSGWSSSNYREETKLKFHSSLLLRNTTGCLRNLSSAGEEARGQLRCCEGLVDSLLYVLKACVSTSDFDSKIVENCVCTLRNLSYRLEIEMPSSRLLGTQELDALLGYGSPSKDLDYLCWGKKRKKKKRGWLDDKWDGVGPIPGFGKPPRGAEMLWHPAVVKPYLSLLAESSNPATLEGSAGSLQNLSAGNWKFAAYIRAAVRKEKGLPILVELLRMDNDRVVCSVATALRNMALDSRNKELIGKYAMRDLVNRLPGGSPSLLSDETVASVCCTLHEVTSRNMENAKALADTGGIEKLVDISKGRGKGYSMKVVKAAAQVLNTLWQYRDLRTLYKQDGWHHGHFITPVSTLERDRYRSQPTLPTSTLQMSPVPRQSGGSATSSPAMLGIRRHSSNYQRAQSSMQLDTYYGDNSLHRNQYTGSEKQTPYFIGSYSSPSREDYPRSQQEDVFYSDEPDRNTYNNYRMYLSSPHGYEEEEPGSYRDEPENLTSTERYNTSQSNRLKSNTNTTNYVDFYSTTRRPSQKANQYTGSPDSWV
- the LOC135543513 gene encoding plakophilin-4-like isoform X3, translated to MSSPEQRATEMGEEGGGSLLTREGPSGHSQADTSTNNLLASVKEQELQFERLTRELEEERQIVASQLERCMLGAESPGDDDDDASSSDSSEKSFAWRSSDVSGTGEHRAAVMDSHQSPSRLLRADQGHGSLYLPEAERASPHDSEGSVAHMTSYADSGYQDSSMSYYSVSRENVVLSEPRHVLSGSGPRGSPSHGRSSRAEGQASAQVSASGRVMRRMGSLSSRGQSPVCGVGGTVSPSRVSLRTSQGGSAYGSPILTEPKPLASIFPGTTMPPSSLPGPGTTPSFQRATSPYSPTHQRNGNGDSPLRTSPLPGSASHATSPQQAMGSVSGRLGSTLSLVEGRGLSGSPLRSCMMAVPQHYGSTLPRQGALPYGHDVYGLYERTALPLSRPDSLTGLHSSYATHHSPLDQDMRMAMSPDCHVTPVYDDRAFQSPLYHSPTHTHHGSHSAIYRTLTGAENLQRTLQRTTSHCSTLAYQRSSYGLNTAGSYADPYRISQQGQGPNETTFSRHSGLVDRAATRSPSIDSIQKDPREFAWRDPDLPEVIHMLQHHFPSVQANAAAYLQHLCYGDNRIKVEVCHLGGIQHLVDLLDHKAVEVQKSSCGALRNLVYGKATDDNKVALRNSGGVPALLRLLRKTTDNEVRELVTGVLWNLSSCDAVKMTIIRDALSTLTNTVVIPHSGWSSSNYREETKLKFHSSLLLRNTTGCLRNLSSAGEEARGQLRCCEGLVDSLLYVLKACVSTSDFDSKIVENCVCTLRNLSYRLEIEMPSSRLLGTQELDALLGYGSPSKDLDYLCWGKKRKKKKRGWLDDKWDGVGPIPGFGKPPRGAEMLWHPAVVKPYLSLLAESSNPATLEGSAGSLQNLSAGNWKFAAYIRAAVRKEKGLPILVELLRMDNDRVVCSVATALRNMALDSRNKELIGKYAMRDLVNRLPGGSPSLLSDETVASVCCTLHEVTSRNMENAKALADTGGIEKLVDISKGRGKGYSMKVVKAAAQVLNTLWQYRDLRTLYKQDGWHHGHFITPVSTLERDRYRSQPTLPTSTLQMSPVPRQSGGSATSSPAMLGIRRHSSNYQRAQSSMQLDTYYGDNSLHRNQYTGSEKQTPYFIGSYSSPSREDYPRSQQEDVFYSDEPDRNTYNNYRMYLSSPHGYEEEEPGSYRDEPENLTSTERYNTSQSNRLKSNTNTTNYVDFYSTTRRPSQKANQYTGSPDSWV
- the LOC135543513 gene encoding plakophilin-4-like isoform X1, which translates into the protein MSSPEQRATEMGEEGGGSLLTREGPSGHSQADTSTNNLLASVKEQELQFERLTRELEEERQIVASQLERCMLGAESPGDDDDDASSSDSSEKSFAWRSSVDVSGTGEHRAAVMDSHQSPSRLLRADQGHGSLYLPEAERASPHDSEGSVAHMTSYADSGYQDSSMSYYSVSRENVVLSEPRHVLSGSGPRGSPSHGRSSRAEGQASAQVSASGRVMRRMGSLSSRGQSPVCGVGGTVSPSRVSLRTSQGGSAYGSPILTEPKPLASIFPGTTMPPSSLPGPGTTPSFQRATSPYSPTHQRNGNGDSPLRTSPLPGSASHATSPQQAMGSVSGRLGSTLSLVEGRGLSGSPLRSCMMAVPQHYGSTLPRQGALPYGHDVYGLYERTALPLSRPDSLTGLHSSYATHHSPLDQDMRMAMSPDCHVTPVYDDRAFQSPLYHSPTHTHHGSHSAIYRTLTGAENLQRTLQRTTSHCSTLAYQRSSYGLNTAGSYADPYRISQQGQGPNETTFSRHSGLVDRAATRSPSIDSIQKDPREFAWRDPDLPEVIHMLQHHFPSVQANAAAYLQHLCYGDNRIKVEVCHLGGIQHLVDLLDHKAVEVQKSSCGALRNLVYGKATDDNKVALRNSGGVPALLRLLRKTTDNEVRELVTGVLWNLSSCDAVKMTIIRDALSTLTNTVVIPHSGWSSSNYREETKLKFHSSLLLRNTTGCLRNLSSAGEEARGQLRCCEGLVDSLLYVLKACVSTSDFDSKIVENCVCTLRNLSYRLEIEMPSSRLLGTQELDALLGYGSPSKDLDYLCWGKKRKKKKRGWLDDKWDGVGPIPGFGKPPRGAEMLWHPAVVKPYLSLLAESSNPATLEGSAGSLQNLSAGNWKFAAYIRAAVRKEKGLPILVELLRMDNDRVVCSVATALRNMALDSRNKELIGKYAMRDLVNRLPGGSPSLLSDETVASVCCTLHEVTSRNMENAKALADTGGIEKLVDISKGRGKGYSMKVVKAAAQVLNTLWQYRDLRTLYKQDGWHHGHFITPVSTLERDRYRSQPTLPTSTLQMSPVPRQSGGSATSSPAMLGIRRHSSNYQRAQSSMQLDTYYGDNSLHRNQYTGSEKQTPYFIGSYSSPSREDYPRSQQEDVFYSDEPDRNTYNNYRMYLSSPHGYEEEEPGSYRDEPENLTSTERYNTSQSNRLKSNTNTTNYVDFYSTTRRPSQKANQYTGSPDSWV
- the LOC135543513 gene encoding plakophilin-4-like isoform X2 — translated: MSSPEQRATEMGEEGGGSLLTREGPSGHSQADTSTNNLLASVKEQELQFERLTRELEEERQIVASQLERCMLGAESPGDDDDDASSSDSSEKSFAWRSSVDVSGTGEHRAAVMDSHQSPSRLLRADQGHGSLYLPEAERASPHDSEGSVAHMTSYADSGYQDSSMSYYSVSRENVVLSEPRHVLSGSGPRGSPSHGRSSRAEGQASAQVSASGRVMRRMGSLSSRGQSPVCGVGGTVSPSRVSLRTSQGGSAYGSPILTEPKPLASIFPGTTMPPSSLPGPGTTPSFQRATSPYSPTHQRNGNGDSPLRTSPLPGSASHATSPQQAMGSVSGRLGSTLSLVEGRGLSGSPLRSCMMAVPQHYGSTLPRQGALPYGHDVYGLYERTALPLSRPDSLTGLHSSYATHHSPLDQDMRMAMSPDCHVTPVYDDRAFQSPLYHSPTHTHHGSHSAIYRTLTGAENLQRTLQRTTSHCSTLAYQRSSYGLNTAGSYADPYRISQQGQGPNETTFSRHSGLVDRAATRSPSIDSIQKDPREFAWRDPDLPEVIHMLQHHFPSVQANAAAYLQHLCYGDNRIKVEVCHLGGIQHLVDLLDHKAVEVQKSSCGALRNLVYGKATDDNKVALRNSGGVPALLRLLRKTTDNEVRELVTGVLWNLSSCDAVKMTIIRDALSTLTNTVVIPHSGWSSSNYREETKLKFHSSLLLRNTTGCLRNLSSAGEEARGQLRCCEGLVDSLLYVLKACVSTSDFDSKIVENCVCTLRNLSYRLEIEMPSSRLLGTQELDALLGYGSPSKDLDYLCWGKKRKKKKRGWLDDKWDGVGPIPGFGKPPRGAEMLWHPAVVKPYLSLLAESSNPATLEGSAGSLQNLSAGNWKFAAYIRAAVRKEKGLPILVELLRMDNDRVVCSVATALRNMALDSRNKELIGKYAMRDLVNRLPGGSPSLLSDETVASVCCTLHEVTSRNMENAKALADTGGIEKLVDISKGRGKGYSMKVVKAAAQVLNTLWQYRDLRTLYKQDGWHHGHFITPVSTLERDRYRSQPTLPTSTLQMSPVPRQSGGSATSSPAMLGIRRHSSNYQRAQSSMQLDTYYGDNSLHRNQYTGSEKQTPYFIGSYSSPSREDYPRSQEDVFYSDEPDRNTYNNYRMYLSSPHGYEEEEPGSYRDEPENLTSTERYNTSQSNRLKSNTNTTNYVDFYSTTRRPSQKANQYTGSPDSWV